A single Polynucleobacter acidiphobus DNA region contains:
- the rplQ gene encoding 50S ribosomal protein L17, producing MRHGNGLRKLNRTSSHRLAMLRNMSNSLIEHEVIKTTLPKAKELRMVVEPLITLGKKDNLANRRLAFNRLRDREMVSKLFTELGPRYATRPGGYLRILKFGFRHGDNAPMALVELVDRPEVEEAPQQEPAAA from the coding sequence ATGCGTCATGGTAATGGCTTACGCAAACTAAATCGCACCTCATCGCATCGTTTAGCGATGTTGCGCAATATGTCGAACTCGCTGATTGAGCACGAGGTCATCAAAACAACCCTGCCAAAGGCAAAAGAATTACGGATGGTGGTTGAGCCTTTGATTACCTTAGGTAAGAAAGACAATTTGGCTAATCGCCGTTTGGCATTCAATCGTCTGCGCGATCGTGAAATGGTGAGCAAACTGTTTACTGAGCTCGGCCCACGTTATGCAACTCGACCAGGTGGTTATCTCCGTATTCTGAAATTTGGTTTTCGGCACGGTGACAATGCACCCATGGCATTGGTTGAGTTAGTCGATCGCCCTGAGGTCGAAGAGGCGCCTCAACAAGAGCCTGCAGCAGCATAA
- a CDS encoding c-type cytochrome: MRYSSKFSKLNISALMAVLVGGFISFAHAAEPAKADAPAMTTSAPTPAVIKADAAAGDALYNNGDPKRGIVSCVGCHGPNGNSGVASWPKLAAQHTAYTVKQLKNYKDGTRMNPVMMGMVATLTDQDMLNLAAYLNKQELKLGTAQNKDTIALGQRIYRAGIAEKGIPACAGCHSPNGAGIPAQYPRLSGQWADYSTSQLIAFREGTRKNSVQMSTIAAKMSDAEMKAVSDYMAGLR; encoded by the coding sequence ATGCGCTATAGCAGCAAATTCTCCAAATTAAATATCTCTGCCCTGATGGCTGTTTTAGTTGGTGGTTTTATATCCTTCGCTCACGCGGCTGAGCCTGCAAAAGCAGATGCTCCAGCAATGACCACTAGTGCTCCAACTCCCGCAGTGATCAAGGCGGATGCTGCAGCTGGCGATGCCCTCTATAACAACGGCGACCCTAAGCGTGGAATCGTTTCTTGTGTCGGTTGCCATGGTCCAAATGGAAATAGTGGAGTTGCATCATGGCCTAAGTTGGCTGCTCAGCACACGGCTTACACGGTTAAGCAACTCAAAAATTACAAAGATGGTACCCGTATGAATCCCGTCATGATGGGAATGGTAGCGACGCTAACTGATCAAGACATGCTCAACTTGGCTGCGTATCTCAATAAACAAGAGCTCAAGTTGGGTACGGCGCAGAACAAAGACACCATCGCATTGGGACAGCGCATTTATCGTGCAGGCATTGCTGAGAAAGGTATTCCAGCGTGCGCTGGATGCCATAGCCCCAATGGCGCTGGTATTCCGGCACAGTACCCCCGTTTAAGCGGTCAATGGGCCGATTACTCGACCTCGCAATTGATTGCGTTCAGAGAGGGTACACGCAAGAATAGTGTGCAAATGAGTACGATTGCTGCCAAGATGTCTGACGCTGAAATGAAAGCCGTGTCGGATTACATGGCTGGGTTGCGTTAA
- the dsbD gene encoding protein-disulfide reductase DsbD produces the protein MRRIQYGLVQLLLFLLSSVALSNLVSAKEFLPPEKAFIVEATWLANTNEIAIEYRPVSGYYIYQESLQYRLFINDKPSAPKSIQIPRGVEKFDETFGKKMEIFPKPFEVLIGLPESPQSGIRLEIDLQGCADGGICYPPMTYQYFIAAPGVRVAPIPEGDAAPIRAVDRNSEPFSLTDLWSGRDDVTSIKSYLENAKPFYLLIGFFILGIALAFTPCVLPMLPILSSIVLGRQDGSPISKTRSAYLALAYILGMALLYALAGVLTAALGSGVQRALQSPIALILFALLLLFLAGSLFGLYELKMPQGWQTKVDQLAGRQKGGSIVGAFSLGAISTLVASPCITAPLASVLGFVAQTGSMALGGGLLFVMALGMGLPLLLIALGARSFLPQTGAWMMWLQRGLGLLLVALAIWIVWPAMSVVIGNQTQTSTRTEKRIPPDLVFQVVRSSEELERIMQKAKADNKPVMLDYYADWCISCKEMEAITFTNPEVGKEMSRFVLVQADVTINNPQTQALLKQFGLYGPPAILFFNGAGEEQNSLRVVGFMAPSRFLERLQELGAK, from the coding sequence ATGAGGCGAATTCAGTATGGCTTAGTTCAACTCTTATTGTTTCTCCTGTCCAGTGTCGCATTATCTAATTTAGTAAGCGCTAAAGAATTTCTACCTCCAGAAAAGGCATTTATTGTGGAGGCGACATGGCTTGCCAATACCAATGAAATTGCTATTGAGTACCGACCGGTTTCGGGTTACTACATTTACCAGGAGTCCTTGCAATATCGGCTGTTCATCAATGACAAGCCAAGTGCTCCCAAGAGTATTCAAATCCCCCGAGGCGTTGAAAAGTTTGATGAGACCTTTGGAAAAAAAATGGAGATTTTTCCAAAACCATTCGAAGTTCTTATTGGGTTGCCAGAATCTCCACAAAGTGGTATTCGCCTAGAGATTGATTTGCAAGGTTGTGCTGACGGCGGCATTTGCTATCCACCCATGACCTATCAATACTTTATTGCAGCTCCAGGCGTTCGAGTTGCGCCCATCCCCGAGGGTGATGCAGCACCAATACGGGCTGTGGATAGAAATTCAGAACCATTTAGCCTCACTGATTTATGGAGCGGGCGCGATGATGTCACATCGATTAAAAGCTATCTAGAGAATGCTAAGCCGTTTTATCTATTGATCGGATTTTTTATTCTTGGGATTGCCCTAGCATTTACGCCCTGCGTATTACCGATGCTCCCGATTTTGAGTAGCATTGTTTTAGGTCGCCAAGATGGTAGCCCAATTAGCAAGACCCGATCGGCTTATCTTGCTTTGGCCTACATTTTGGGCATGGCCTTGTTATATGCCTTAGCGGGGGTTTTAACAGCGGCATTAGGAAGCGGCGTACAGCGCGCCCTTCAAAGTCCCATTGCCCTCATTTTGTTTGCTCTCCTTTTATTATTTTTGGCTGGCAGCTTATTTGGTTTATACGAGCTAAAGATGCCCCAAGGATGGCAAACCAAAGTCGATCAATTGGCGGGACGACAAAAGGGCGGAAGTATTGTCGGGGCTTTTAGCCTTGGCGCAATTTCAACGCTGGTTGCAAGCCCTTGTATTACGGCACCCTTGGCGAGTGTTTTAGGCTTTGTGGCACAAACCGGATCGATGGCGCTTGGTGGGGGTCTACTATTTGTGATGGCCTTAGGGATGGGATTGCCCTTATTGCTCATCGCATTGGGTGCTAGAAGTTTCTTACCGCAAACGGGTGCCTGGATGATGTGGTTGCAGCGCGGACTTGGTTTGTTGTTGGTTGCTTTAGCCATTTGGATTGTGTGGCCAGCAATGTCGGTTGTAATTGGTAATCAAACTCAAACAAGTACTCGCACTGAAAAACGAATTCCACCGGATTTGGTATTTCAGGTTGTGCGTTCGAGTGAAGAGCTCGAGCGTATTATGCAAAAAGCTAAGGCTGACAATAAACCCGTCATGCTCGATTACTACGCTGATTGGTGTATCTCCTGCAAAGAGATGGAGGCCATTACCTTTACCAATCCTGAGGTTGGTAAGGAGATGAGCCGTTTTGTATTAGTACAAGCCGATGTCACCATCAACAATCCACAAACGCAAGCGCTTCTGAAACAATTTGGTTTGTACGGTCCGCCCGCAATTTTGTTCTTTAATGGTGCTGGTGAAGAACAAAATTCCTTACGGGTAGTGGGTTTTATGGCTCCCAGTCGTTTTTTAGAGCGTTTGCAAGAGTTAGGAGCCAAATAA
- the rpsE gene encoding 30S ribosomal protein S5 — protein MAKMQTKIQSEERDDGLREKMIAVNRVTKVVKGGRILGFAALTVVGDGDGRIGMGKGKSKEVPVAVQKAMDEARRKMIKVPLRKGTLQHSVIGQHGASRVLISPAKEGTGVIAGGPMRAIFDVMGVTNVVAKSIGSTNPYNMVRATLDGLSKMSTPAEIAAKRGKSVEEILG, from the coding sequence ATGGCAAAAATGCAAACCAAAATTCAGTCTGAAGAGCGCGATGACGGTCTACGCGAGAAGATGATTGCTGTTAATCGCGTGACCAAAGTAGTGAAGGGCGGCCGTATCCTTGGCTTTGCTGCCTTGACAGTCGTTGGTGATGGCGATGGACGAATTGGAATGGGCAAAGGTAAGTCGAAAGAAGTTCCAGTTGCTGTTCAAAAAGCAATGGACGAAGCTCGTCGCAAAATGATTAAGGTTCCCCTTCGTAAGGGCACATTGCAGCATTCTGTGATTGGTCAGCATGGTGCGTCGCGTGTTCTGATTTCTCCTGCCAAAGAAGGTACCGGTGTGATCGCCGGCGGACCAATGCGCGCGATCTTTGATGTGATGGGCGTAACCAACGTAGTTGCTAAGTCGATTGGTTCAACCAATCCTTACAACATGGTACGTGCCACTTTGGACGGTTTGAGCAAGATGAGTACGCCCGCAGAAATTGCTGCGAAGCGCGGAAAGTCGGTTGAGGAAATTTTGGGTTAA
- the rplO gene encoding 50S ribosomal protein L15: MQLNTIKPAEGAKRPRRRVGRGIGSGLGKTAGRGHKGQKSRSGGFHKVGFEGGQMPMYRRLPKRGFISLTRRFVGQVTLADLERIGLAEVDLVALKQHGLAGEQTNAVKVIKTGEIKRAVTLKGLTASAGAKAAIEAAGGKVLAEV, translated from the coding sequence ATGCAATTAAATACGATTAAACCCGCCGAAGGTGCTAAACGCCCACGTCGTCGTGTCGGCCGTGGCATTGGTTCGGGTCTTGGTAAGACTGCTGGTCGCGGTCACAAGGGTCAAAAGTCGCGTTCCGGCGGTTTTCATAAAGTTGGTTTTGAGGGCGGTCAAATGCCCATGTATCGGCGCTTGCCCAAGCGCGGCTTTATTTCTTTAACTCGTCGTTTTGTCGGTCAAGTAACCCTTGCCGATTTAGAGCGCATTGGTTTGGCTGAAGTTGATCTGGTTGCTTTGAAACAGCATGGTCTTGCTGGTGAGCAAACGAATGCTGTCAAAGTGATTAAGACTGGTGAAATTAAGCGCGCGGTTACCTTAAAGGGATTGACTGCAAGTGCTGGTGCAAAAGCCGCCATCGAGGCTGCTGGCGGCAAGGTGCTCGCTGAGGTTTAA
- the secY gene encoding preprotein translocase subunit SecY, producing MALGSSNVSSLTPSGNKYGDLRRRLIFLVLALVVFRIGAHIPVPGIDPDQLSKLFSEQKDGILGMFNLFSGGALSRFTVFALGIMPYISASIIMQLMTIVIPSLEAMKKEGQAGQRKITQYTRYATVFLATFQAIGISVALESQPGLVVDPGLMFQFNTVVTLVTGTMFLMWLGEQITERGLGNGISIIIFAGIVSGLPSALASLLELVRTGSMSILSAIFIVLIVIAVTYFVVFVERGQRRILVNYAKRQVGNKIYGGQSSHLPLKLNMAGVIPPIFASSIILFPATIAGWFTAGEPTNMVSRIVKDLAATLAPGQPVYIILYATAIIFFCFFYTALVFNSRDTADNLKKSGAFVPGIRPGDQTARYIDKILVRLTLAGAIYMVLVCLLPEFLVLKYNVPFYFGGTSLLIIVVVAMDFMAQVQSFVMQQQYGSLMKKANFKMGPTL from the coding sequence ATGGCGCTCGGTTCCTCTAACGTCTCTAGTTTGACACCATCTGGAAACAAGTATGGCGACTTACGTCGCCGCTTGATTTTCTTGGTATTGGCGTTGGTTGTCTTCCGTATTGGTGCTCACATTCCTGTGCCTGGTATTGATCCTGATCAGTTATCAAAACTGTTTAGTGAGCAAAAAGACGGTATTTTGGGAATGTTCAATTTGTTTTCAGGCGGCGCTTTATCCCGCTTCACGGTGTTTGCTTTGGGCATCATGCCGTATATCTCGGCATCGATCATCATGCAATTGATGACCATTGTGATTCCTTCGCTCGAGGCGATGAAAAAGGAAGGCCAAGCTGGTCAACGTAAGATCACCCAATATACCCGTTATGCAACCGTGTTTTTGGCAACCTTTCAAGCGATTGGAATTTCCGTTGCGCTTGAGTCTCAGCCTGGCCTTGTTGTTGATCCTGGTCTCATGTTTCAGTTCAATACGGTTGTAACGCTTGTTACTGGAACGATGTTTTTAATGTGGCTCGGTGAGCAAATTACTGAACGCGGCTTGGGTAATGGTATTTCCATCATTATTTTTGCCGGGATTGTTTCTGGTCTGCCAAGCGCATTGGCCAGTCTTTTAGAGTTGGTCCGCACTGGCTCCATGAGCATTCTCTCAGCAATTTTTATCGTATTGATCGTCATTGCAGTGACATATTTTGTCGTTTTCGTAGAGCGTGGTCAGCGCCGTATTCTGGTGAACTATGCCAAACGTCAGGTGGGCAATAAGATTTATGGCGGCCAGTCTTCCCATTTGCCATTAAAGCTCAATATGGCTGGTGTTATTCCCCCCATTTTTGCTTCTTCGATTATTTTGTTCCCAGCCACCATTGCCGGTTGGTTTACTGCAGGCGAACCAACCAATATGGTGAGTCGTATCGTTAAAGATTTGGCGGCAACCTTAGCCCCTGGCCAACCGGTTTACATCATTTTGTATGCCACTGCCATTATTTTCTTCTGCTTTTTCTATACCGCGCTGGTTTTTAATAGCCGCGATACGGCTGATAACCTGAAAAAGAGCGGTGCATTTGTTCCAGGTATTCGTCCAGGTGATCAAACTGCTCGCTACATCGATAAGATTTTGGTGCGTTTGACCTTGGCTGGTGCAATTTATATGGTCTTAGTGTGCTTATTGCCTGAGTTTTTGGTTTTGAAATACAACGTTCCTTTCTACTTTGGCGGAACATCGTTGTTAATTATTGTGGTGGTTGCGATGGACTTTATGGCTCAAGTGCAATCATTTGTGATGCAACAGCAGTACGGCTCTCTGATGAAGAAAGCCAACTTTAAGATGGGACCCACTCTCTAA
- a CDS encoding DNA-directed RNA polymerase subunit alpha — protein MQTNLLKPKIISVEALGANQAKVVMEPFERGYGHTLGNALRRVLLSSMVGFAPTEVAIAGVVHEYSTLDGVQEDVVNLLLNLKGVVFKLQSRDEVTINLRKEGPGVVYAKDIDLPHDVEIINPEHVIAHLAAGGKLDMQIKVEKGRGYVPGNMRQYQDEATKLIGRIVLDASFSPINRVSYAVESARVEQRTDLDRLVMTIETNGVISPEESIRQAASILVDQLVVFAALESSQVSGELAPSRSTMVDPLLMRPVDDLELTVRSANCLKAENIYYIGDLIQRTENELLKTPNLGRKSLNEIKDVLAARGLSLGMKLDSWPPASLGQ, from the coding sequence ATGCAAACAAATTTGCTTAAACCAAAAATCATTTCTGTTGAAGCACTCGGTGCAAACCAGGCTAAGGTTGTGATGGAACCATTTGAGCGTGGCTATGGCCACACTCTTGGTAATGCATTACGTCGTGTTTTGTTGTCTTCCATGGTTGGCTTTGCTCCAACCGAAGTGGCCATTGCAGGCGTTGTTCACGAGTATTCCACCTTGGATGGTGTACAGGAAGACGTTGTTAACTTGCTGCTCAATTTAAAGGGAGTTGTCTTCAAGTTACAGTCCCGTGATGAAGTAACCATCAATTTGCGTAAAGAAGGTCCTGGCGTTGTTTATGCCAAGGACATTGATCTTCCACATGACGTTGAAATCATCAACCCTGAGCATGTTATTGCACATTTAGCAGCTGGCGGTAAGCTCGATATGCAGATCAAGGTTGAAAAGGGTCGTGGATACGTACCAGGCAATATGCGTCAGTATCAAGATGAAGCGACCAAGCTAATCGGCCGTATTGTGCTAGATGCATCATTTAGTCCAATTAATCGTGTTAGCTATGCGGTTGAATCTGCGCGTGTTGAGCAACGTACTGATTTAGATCGTTTAGTGATGACCATTGAAACCAATGGCGTGATCTCTCCTGAAGAGTCGATTCGTCAAGCGGCGAGTATTTTGGTTGACCAGTTGGTGGTATTTGCCGCCTTAGAGAGCAGTCAAGTGAGCGGTGAGTTGGCTCCAAGTCGCTCGACCATGGTTGATCCATTGTTGATGAGACCGGTTGATGATTTAGAGTTGACCGTTCGTTCTGCAAACTGCTTGAAGGCTGAAAATATTTATTACATCGGTGATTTGATTCAGCGTACTGAAAATGAATTACTCAAGACACCTAACCTAGGTCGTAAGTCTTTGAATGAAATTAAGGACGTTTTAGCAGCCCGTGGTTTAAGTCTTGGGATGAAGCTCGACAGCTGGCCTCCAGCAAGTCTCGGGCAATAA
- the hemB gene encoding porphobilinogen synthase codes for MSQYPAYRPRRMRRDDWSRRLIQENHLRVDDLIYPVFLLPGSNQTQAVNSMPGIERMSLDRLFHVAEECVALGIPVMALFPVIDSSLKTNDGAEAFNPKGLVPSAVIELKKRFPDLGIMTDIALDPYTSHGQDGVLDEQHRILNDETVAILIKQALCHAQAGVDMVAPSDMMDGRIGAIRTALENQGLIHTRIMAYAAKYASSFYGPFRDAVGSAGNLGKADKKTYQMDPANGDEAIREVGLDISEGADLVMVKPGMPYLDIVYRIKEAFGYPTYAYQVSGEYAMIKAAAQNGWLDHDAVMMESLLGFKRAGADGILTYFALEAARLLKR; via the coding sequence ATGTCTCAATACCCCGCCTATCGCCCCCGTCGCATGCGTCGTGATGATTGGTCGCGTCGCCTCATTCAAGAAAATCATCTACGGGTTGACGATCTAATCTATCCCGTTTTCTTACTACCGGGAAGCAATCAAACTCAAGCGGTCAACTCGATGCCAGGTATTGAACGCATGTCGCTAGATCGTTTATTTCATGTGGCTGAAGAATGCGTGGCTCTAGGCATCCCAGTAATGGCCCTCTTTCCTGTAATCGATTCATCACTAAAGACCAATGACGGTGCCGAAGCGTTTAATCCGAAGGGGCTTGTTCCAAGCGCAGTGATTGAACTCAAAAAACGTTTTCCTGACCTTGGCATCATGACCGATATCGCGCTTGATCCCTATACCAGCCATGGTCAAGATGGCGTACTTGATGAACAGCATCGGATTTTGAATGATGAAACCGTCGCGATCCTTATAAAGCAGGCGCTCTGCCATGCCCAAGCAGGTGTGGATATGGTTGCCCCATCGGACATGATGGATGGCCGAATTGGAGCGATTCGTACTGCCCTTGAAAATCAAGGATTGATTCATACGCGCATCATGGCTTATGCCGCCAAGTACGCCTCGTCGTTTTATGGTCCCTTCCGAGATGCAGTTGGATCAGCGGGCAATCTGGGCAAAGCGGATAAAAAGACCTACCAAATGGATCCTGCTAACGGGGATGAAGCCATCCGTGAAGTTGGTTTAGATATTAGTGAAGGAGCCGATTTGGTGATGGTAAAACCCGGCATGCCTTATCTCGATATCGTATATCGCATCAAAGAAGCCTTCGGTTACCCAACCTACGCCTATCAGGTCAGCGGCGAATACGCCATGATCAAGGCTGCCGCCCAAAATGGCTGGCTTGATCATGATGCGGTAATGATGGAGTCACTACTCGGATTTAAACGTGCCGGAGCAGATGGTATCTTGACCTATTTTGCGCTTGAGGCCGCTCGCTTACTCAAGCGTTAG
- the rpmJ gene encoding 50S ribosomal protein L36, which produces MKVLASVKCICRNCKIIKRKRVVRVICSSDPRHKQRQG; this is translated from the coding sequence ATGAAAGTATTGGCATCCGTTAAATGTATTTGCCGCAATTGCAAAATCATCAAGCGTAAGCGCGTGGTGCGTGTGATCTGCTCGTCCGATCCACGTCATAAGCAGCGTCAAGGTTAA
- the rpsM gene encoding 30S ribosomal protein S13 gives MARIAGVNIPNHQHTVIGLTAIYGIGKAQALKICENTGVAIDKKVKDLTDAELEKLRDEVGKRTTEGDLRREVTMNIKRLMDLACYRGIRHRKGLPVRGQRTKTNARTRKGPRKAGVALKK, from the coding sequence ATGGCACGTATCGCTGGGGTAAATATCCCAAATCATCAACATACTGTGATTGGTTTAACCGCCATCTACGGTATTGGTAAAGCACAAGCTCTCAAGATCTGTGAGAACACGGGTGTTGCAATCGATAAGAAAGTGAAAGATCTTACCGATGCTGAGCTAGAAAAGCTTCGTGATGAAGTGGGTAAGCGCACCACAGAGGGTGATTTGCGTCGTGAAGTCACCATGAACATTAAGCGTTTAATGGACTTGGCTTGCTATCGCGGCATTCGTCATCGCAAGGGCTTGCCAGTGCGTGGCCAGAGAACGAAGACCAATGCTCGTACCCGCAAAGGCCCCCGTAAGGCTGGCGTTGCACTCAAGAAATAA
- the infA gene encoding translation initiation factor IF-1 — protein MPKDDVIQMAGEIVENLPNAMFRVKLENGHVVLGHISGKMRMHYIRILPGDKVTVEMTPYDLTRARIIFRAK, from the coding sequence ATGCCTAAAGACGATGTAATTCAGATGGCGGGGGAAATTGTTGAAAACCTCCCCAATGCCATGTTTAGGGTGAAGTTAGAGAATGGGCATGTGGTTTTAGGTCATATTTCTGGGAAGATGCGGATGCATTACATCCGAATCCTGCCAGGAGATAAGGTAACTGTGGAAATGACCCCATACGATTTAACGCGCGCAAGAATTATCTTCCGTGCGAAGTAA
- the rpsD gene encoding 30S ribosomal protein S4, with protein MARYLGPKAKLSRREGTDLFLKSARRALSDKCKLDSKPGQHGRTSGARTSDFGNQLREKQKVKRIYGVLERQFRRYFAEAERRKGNTGETLLQLLESRLDNVVYRMGFGSTRAEARQLVSHAAITVNGQVVNIPSMQVRPGDVIAIREKAKKQTRIQEALNLASQVGSINWVSVDASKLEGTFKQVPDRDEISGDINESLIVELYSR; from the coding sequence GTGGCACGTTATTTAGGCCCTAAAGCCAAACTATCTCGTCGGGAAGGTACCGACTTATTTTTAAAGAGCGCTCGCCGTGCTTTATCGGACAAGTGCAAATTAGACAGCAAGCCAGGACAGCACGGCCGCACCTCTGGTGCTCGTACTTCTGACTTCGGTAATCAGTTGCGTGAGAAGCAAAAGGTAAAGCGGATTTATGGCGTACTCGAGCGTCAGTTCCGTCGCTACTTTGCTGAAGCTGAGCGTCGTAAAGGCAATACTGGTGAGACCTTATTGCAGCTGCTTGAGTCCCGTTTGGATAATGTGGTTTATCGCATGGGTTTTGGTTCAACCCGTGCCGAAGCACGTCAGTTGGTATCGCATGCAGCAATTACGGTAAATGGCCAAGTGGTCAATATTCCGTCAATGCAGGTTCGTCCTGGCGATGTCATTGCGATTCGTGAGAAGGCAAAGAAGCAAACCCGTATTCAAGAAGCACTAAATCTTGCTTCGCAAGTTGGTTCAATTAATTGGGTCAGCGTTGATGCAAGCAAGCTCGAGGGAACGTTTAAACAAGTACCAGATCGCGATGAAATCAGTGGTGATATCAACGAAAGTTTGATCGTCGAATTGTATTCACGCTAA
- the yihA gene encoding ribosome biogenesis GTP-binding protein YihA/YsxC — translation MSKLHQARFFTTVNELQTLPQGDLPEIAFAGRSNAGKSSAINILCNQKRLAFASKTPGRTQHINYFGIYSKDELLAYLVDLPGYGYAAVGEATRSHWNEILSRYLQTRKNLVGLILIVDARRGLTELDEQMIAWFSVTQKPIHILLSKSDKQTFSENRALLQAISEQIKQFAPAQITAQLFSSTKRVGLLESDTLIQQWLFPERSTA, via the coding sequence ATGTCTAAACTGCACCAAGCCCGCTTTTTTACCACGGTCAATGAGCTTCAAACGCTTCCCCAGGGCGATCTTCCTGAGATCGCCTTTGCGGGTCGCTCTAATGCCGGAAAATCCAGTGCAATCAATATCTTATGCAATCAAAAGCGCCTGGCTTTTGCGAGCAAAACTCCGGGCCGAACCCAGCACATTAACTATTTTGGGATCTATTCCAAGGATGAGCTACTAGCCTATTTGGTCGACCTGCCAGGCTATGGCTATGCCGCGGTCGGTGAGGCAACCCGCTCCCACTGGAACGAGATCTTGAGCCGCTACCTCCAAACCCGTAAAAATTTGGTTGGATTGATCTTGATTGTGGATGCACGACGGGGTTTAACAGAACTTGATGAGCAGATGATTGCTTGGTTTAGCGTGACCCAAAAACCCATCCATATTTTGCTAAGCAAGTCAGATAAACAAACCTTCTCCGAAAACCGCGCCCTGTTGCAAGCCATCTCAGAACAAATTAAGCAATTTGCCCCTGCCCAGATTACAGCTCAACTGTTCTCCAGCACAAAACGGGTCGGTCTTCTGGAAAGCGATACACTTATTCAACAATGGCTTTTTCCAGAGCGCAGCACCGCCTAA
- the rpmD gene encoding 50S ribosomal protein L30, whose amino-acid sequence MANTQSNSKVKLQLVRSLIGTRESHRATVRGLGLGRLNSVSELQDTPAVRGMINKVSYLVKVIG is encoded by the coding sequence ATGGCAAACACACAATCAAATTCAAAGGTCAAACTTCAGCTAGTACGTAGCTTGATCGGTACGCGCGAGAGTCACCGTGCCACGGTTCGTGGTTTGGGCCTTGGTCGCCTGAACTCAGTTTCAGAGTTACAAGATACCCCGGCGGTCCGGGGAATGATTAATAAGGTTTCATACCTTGTGAAAGTGATCGGGTAA
- the rpsK gene encoding 30S ribosomal protein S11, producing MAKAQQTAANASAQRARKKVKKNVADGIAHVHASFNNTIVTITDRQGNALSWATSGGQGFKGSRKSTPFAAQVAAEVAGKAAIECGIKNLEVQIKGPGPGRESAVRALNSLGIKIVEIQDVTPVPHNGCRPPKRRRI from the coding sequence ATGGCAAAAGCACAACAAACCGCCGCAAACGCAAGTGCACAACGCGCTCGCAAAAAGGTTAAAAAGAACGTCGCTGATGGCATTGCCCACGTGCATGCATCGTTTAACAATACCATTGTGACCATTACCGATCGTCAAGGAAATGCCTTGTCGTGGGCAACATCAGGCGGTCAAGGATTTAAGGGTTCACGTAAGTCAACGCCATTTGCAGCTCAGGTTGCTGCTGAAGTGGCTGGTAAGGCAGCAATTGAGTGTGGGATTAAGAATTTAGAGGTTCAGATTAAGGGCCCGGGTCCTGGTCGTGAGTCTGCAGTTCGTGCATTGAACTCTTTGGGCATCAAGATTGTTGAGATCCAGGATGTGACTCCGGTCCCTCACAATGGTTGCCGTCCTCCAAAGCGCCGCCGTATCTAA
- the cutA gene encoding divalent-cation tolerance protein CutA, with translation MDSILIVTTTLPTMEAAKLLAKQLIDERLAACVQIQEGVQSIYRWDGKVCNDTEVLLSAKTATTQWKGIEAFIKAHHPYQLPEIIALKPAEYSQAYGRWVNEETKP, from the coding sequence ATGGATTCGATACTGATCGTGACCACGACTTTGCCAACGATGGAGGCGGCTAAATTATTGGCAAAGCAATTAATTGACGAGCGTCTCGCAGCCTGTGTACAGATTCAGGAGGGTGTGCAATCGATTTATCGATGGGATGGAAAGGTTTGCAATGACACCGAAGTTCTATTAAGTGCCAAAACAGCAACGACCCAATGGAAGGGCATTGAGGCGTTTATTAAGGCCCATCACCCTTATCAGTTACCAGAGATCATCGCCTTAAAACCAGCTGAATATTCCCAAGCATATGGTCGCTGGGTGAATGAGGAGACAAAGCCATGA